Proteins from a genomic interval of Piscinibacter sp. HJYY11:
- a CDS encoding MotA/TolQ/ExbB proton channel family protein — protein sequence MTLSLKTARTWAPLLLALTCSLAHAQPGATDNPYGLSALWSQSDFVAKAVLAILGVMSIASWYVIITKLLEQTRIGRHAKAAGREFWNAGTVQAGAARLASSSPFRFIAESGLASSKKHSGLHAKVDFNEWVDLSLHRATERVQRKLSSGLSVLATVGSTSPFIGLFGTVWGIYHALTAIGVAGQASIDKVAGPVGEALIMTAIGLAVAVPAVLGYNWLLRRNSAVMDEVRDFSGELHSVLLGSSSAASSAAAAPEAASVSAVPQPA from the coding sequence ATGACTCTCTCCTTGAAGACCGCGCGCACCTGGGCGCCGCTGCTGCTTGCCCTGACCTGCAGCCTGGCCCACGCCCAACCCGGCGCCACCGACAACCCCTATGGCCTCAGTGCGCTGTGGTCGCAGAGCGACTTCGTCGCCAAGGCCGTGCTCGCGATCCTCGGTGTGATGAGCATCGCCAGCTGGTACGTGATCATCACCAAGCTGCTCGAGCAGACCCGCATCGGCCGCCACGCCAAGGCCGCCGGGCGCGAGTTCTGGAATGCCGGCACGGTGCAGGCCGGTGCCGCCAGGCTCGCGAGCAGCAGCCCCTTCCGCTTCATCGCCGAGAGCGGCCTCGCGTCGTCGAAGAAGCATAGCGGCCTGCATGCCAAGGTCGATTTCAACGAGTGGGTCGACCTGTCGCTGCATCGTGCCACCGAGCGCGTGCAGCGCAAGCTCTCGTCGGGCCTGAGCGTGCTCGCGACCGTGGGCTCCACCTCGCCCTTCATCGGTCTCTTCGGCACCGTCTGGGGCATCTACCACGCGCTCACGGCCATCGGCGTGGCGGGCCAGGCGTCGATCGACAAGGTCGCCGGCCCCGTGGGCGAGGCGCTCATCATGACGGCCATCGGCCTCGCGGTCGCCGTGCCGGCGGTGCTCGGCTACAACTGGCTGCTGCGCCGCAACTCGGCGGTGATGGACGAGGTGCGCGACTTCTCCGGCGAGCTGCACTCGGTGCTGCTCGGCTCGTCGTCGGCGGCTTCGTCGGCCGCCGCGGCGCCCGAGGCGGCGTCGGTGTCGGCCGTGCCGCAGCCCGCCTGA